Proteins encoded by one window of Funiculus sociatus GB2-C1:
- a CDS encoding cistern family PEP-CTERM protein, whose product MTIFNLHKKHLISALSVVGVYSLAVALPASAFTFSGDSVTINSNDINQSFNVFFGGNVNGNNVSGLSSEAVFTFLGFTTVGDTTEAAFDILLRNTSSGGITSRTSALGFDVDLPLLGVGNPSGSGNTRVSGIFDNDRSGQFPNGFGDIDVCFTDGNTCQGGSNGGVTTGSSGIFSPILAFSGSVNSFTLSNFGVRFQSIEGNGFNDASGTGQGTPSPTPTPTPTPTPTPTPTPTPTPTPTPTPTPTPTPTPTPTPTPTPTPTPTPTPTPTPTPTPEPVPEPSTMGAIVLSGLALLRYGKKRK is encoded by the coding sequence ATGACCATATTTAACTTACACAAAAAACATTTGATATCTGCACTGTCTGTAGTTGGAGTTTATTCTTTAGCAGTAGCTCTCCCGGCTTCAGCGTTTACCTTCAGCGGGGATAGCGTTACAATTAATAGTAATGATATTAATCAATCTTTTAACGTTTTCTTCGGTGGCAACGTAAACGGAAATAATGTTTCTGGTCTCTCATCGGAAGCGGTATTTACCTTTCTAGGATTCACAACGGTTGGAGACACTACCGAGGCGGCTTTTGATATATTGCTACGCAATACATCAAGTGGTGGCATCACTTCTAGAACTTCTGCCTTGGGTTTTGATGTTGACCTACCACTGCTGGGAGTCGGAAATCCTAGTGGTTCTGGAAACACCCGCGTATCTGGGATTTTTGATAACGACAGAAGCGGCCAATTTCCTAATGGCTTCGGTGATATTGATGTATGTTTCACCGATGGTAATACCTGCCAAGGCGGATCAAATGGTGGTGTTACTACTGGTAGTTCTGGTATTTTTTCTCCTATTCTGGCGTTCAGCGGCAGCGTTAATAGCTTTACCTTAAGTAACTTCGGGGTTCGCTTCCAAAGTATTGAGGGTAATGGTTTTAACGATGCCAGCGGAACGGGTCAGGGAACTCCATCACCAACCCCAACTCCAACACCGACTCCAACTCCAACCCCAACACCGACTCCAACTCCAACCCCAACACCAACTCCAACTCCAACTCCAACCCCAACTCCAACCCCAACTCCAACTCCAACTCCAACTCCAACTCCAACTCCAACACCGACTCCAACCCCAACTCCGACTCCAACACCGGAACCAGTACCTGAGCCAAGTACAATGGGTGCAATCGTGCTGAGTGGTTTGGCATTACTGCGCTATGGTAAGAAGCGCAAGTAA
- a CDS encoding dolichyl-phosphate-mannose--protein mannosyltransferase → MNLSKDRSQSSVPWFWIGMAGVFLLSAFLRFWGLSRFNTLVFDEVYFAKYGNNYLTNTPFFDVHPPLGKYLIAIGIWLSRLLPLGNDARNELTGSLLSPWSYRWLNAFTGSLVPLVVGASAYQLSHRRSYALIAALFMAADGLFLVESRYALINVYLITFGLLGQLLFLLALNSGAGRRRIWLALSGICFGACVSVKWNGLGFLLGIYLVWISAWVIRWVEKNKDKKLNIKEENSVLNTGEEIPLQELENLTFIQKLTQIDFRHMLFELGAIPAVIYRLAWIPHIQLNPERGFWEMQKQILGYHQRVGGDLSIHPYCSAWYTWPWMIRPVGYFFEKVGKTPEPASSLISPFPPSPPKVVYFDVHAMGNPALWWLSTVAIAILLLILSQRIIRATTNHNLSLVQSTEFGVALFLILNYVANLLPWVKVTRCAFLYHYMGAAIFAFLAIAWIVDSYLQSYNLWLRAVGVTIIFAILLAFVYWMPLYLGLPLSPESFGSRMWFRSWI, encoded by the coding sequence ATGAATTTATCTAAAGATCGTTCCCAGTCGTCTGTCCCCTGGTTCTGGATTGGGATGGCTGGGGTCTTTTTGCTGTCAGCGTTTTTGAGGTTCTGGGGATTAAGCCGATTTAACACCCTGGTATTTGATGAGGTTTACTTTGCCAAGTATGGGAATAACTACTTAACCAATACGCCCTTCTTTGACGTTCACCCGCCCTTGGGTAAATACTTAATCGCCATTGGTATTTGGCTAAGTCGCCTGCTTCCCTTGGGGAACGATGCACGTAACGAGTTAACGGGTTCTCTGCTTTCTCCTTGGAGTTACCGTTGGCTAAACGCCTTTACAGGTTCTTTAGTTCCGTTGGTAGTGGGAGCGAGCGCTTATCAGTTGAGTCACCGCCGCAGTTATGCTTTGATTGCAGCCCTATTTATGGCAGCCGATGGTCTGTTCTTGGTAGAGTCCCGCTATGCTTTGATAAATGTCTACCTAATTACCTTTGGGCTACTGGGGCAATTATTGTTCTTGCTGGCGTTGAATAGCGGTGCTGGACGACGCAGGATTTGGTTGGCTTTATCTGGTATCTGCTTCGGTGCTTGCGTTTCTGTCAAGTGGAATGGTCTGGGATTTCTACTTGGTATCTATCTGGTTTGGATATCTGCTTGGGTAATTCGATGGGTAGAAAAGAATAAAGATAAAAAATTAAATATTAAAGAGGAAAATTCTGTACTCAATACAGGCGAGGAAATACCCCTACAAGAGTTAGAAAATTTAACTTTCATCCAAAAGCTAACGCAGATTGATTTTAGGCATATGCTTTTTGAGTTGGGTGCTATTCCCGCGGTCATTTACCGCCTAGCTTGGATTCCCCACATACAACTAAATCCAGAACGCGGATTCTGGGAAATGCAAAAGCAAATCCTGGGCTATCATCAACGGGTTGGCGGAGATTTAAGTATACATCCTTACTGTTCTGCCTGGTACACTTGGCCCTGGATGATTCGCCCGGTTGGGTATTTTTTTGAAAAAGTTGGTAAGACTCCAGAACCAGCTTCATCTTTAATTTCTCCTTTCCCCCCTAGCCCCCCAAAGGTGGTTTACTTTGATGTACACGCGATGGGGAATCCGGCTTTATGGTGGCTTTCAACGGTAGCGATCGCGATATTACTATTGATATTATCCCAGCGAATCATCAGGGCAACTACAAATCATAACCTTTCTTTAGTTCAATCAACTGAGTTTGGTGTTGCCCTATTTTTGATATTAAATTATGTTGCTAACCTGCTGCCTTGGGTAAAAGTGACTCGCTGCGCTTTTCTGTATCATTACATGGGTGCTGCTATTTTTGCCTTTTTGGCGATCGCGTGGATAGTCGATAGCTACCTGCAAAGTTATAATCTCTGGCTTCGGGCTGTAGGAGTCACTATTATCTTTGCGATTTTGCTAGCTTTTGTATACTGGATGCCACTATATTTGGGACTCCCCTTGTCTCCGGAAAGCTTTGGAAGTCGTATGTGGTTCCGTTCTTGGATTTAA
- a CDS encoding UTP--glucose-1-phosphate uridylyltransferase: protein MQALSLTVNSDKKIRKAVIPAGGFGTRLFPATKAVKKELFPIIDNDGRAKPVIMAIVEEAISGGIEEVGIVVQPSDRALFEDFFKAPLAPELYKKLSPQNQEYSQYLQDLGSRITILNQDKPEGYGYAVFCAKEWVKDEPFLLMLGDHVYSSDTETSCAGQILDIYEQVNQSVVSLTTLPAESLYKSGCVTGNWQELNSILSVTQLSEKPTIEYALQHLRVEGMAEDQFLCIFGLYVLTPKIFDFLEENINNNTRDEKGEFQLTSCLDKLCKEEGMTGYVVKGKCYDTGLPDPYRQTMIDFRNV from the coding sequence ATGCAAGCTTTAAGTTTAACAGTTAATTCGGATAAAAAAATTCGCAAAGCCGTGATTCCGGCTGGTGGTTTCGGCACTCGTTTGTTTCCAGCTACCAAAGCGGTGAAAAAAGAACTTTTTCCAATTATTGATAACGATGGTCGTGCTAAGCCTGTAATTATGGCGATTGTTGAAGAAGCCATTAGTGGCGGTATAGAAGAAGTTGGGATAGTTGTGCAACCAAGCGATCGCGCACTTTTTGAAGATTTTTTTAAAGCGCCACTCGCACCAGAACTTTACAAGAAGCTATCACCCCAAAATCAGGAATACAGCCAGTATCTCCAAGATTTAGGGAGCCGAATTACGATTTTAAATCAAGACAAACCGGAAGGCTACGGTTATGCTGTATTCTGTGCCAAAGAATGGGTAAAAGATGAGCCATTTCTGCTGATGCTGGGCGATCATGTTTACTCATCTGACACGGAAACATCGTGTGCGGGTCAAATATTAGATATTTACGAACAAGTCAATCAAAGCGTTGTTAGTTTGACTACGCTTCCAGCAGAAAGCCTTTATAAATCTGGCTGTGTTACAGGAAATTGGCAGGAGTTAAACTCAATTCTTTCCGTGACTCAACTCTCCGAAAAACCGACAATTGAGTATGCACTCCAGCATCTTCGTGTAGAGGGAATGGCAGAAGATCAGTTCTTATGTATATTTGGTTTGTATGTACTAACACCGAAAATTTTTGACTTTCTGGAAGAAAACATCAACAACAACACCCGCGACGAAAAAGGTGAATTTCAACTAACATCCTGTCTCGACAAATTGTGTAAAGAGGAGGGAATGACAGGATATGTTGTCAAAGGTAAATGTTATGACACTGGATTACCAGATCCCTATCGGCAGACGATGATTGATTTTAGAAATGTATAG
- the purH gene encoding bifunctional phosphoribosylaminoimidazolecarboxamide formyltransferase/IMP cyclohydrolase — protein sequence MPRLALLSVSDKTGLIDFARQLVEFEFDIISSGGTAKALKDAGLKVTKVSDYTGFPEILGGRVKTLHPRIHGGILARRDLPQDVADLENHQIRPIDLVVVNLYPFEQTIAKPGVTLPEAIEQIDIGGPAMLRASAKNFQHLTVLCNPAQYDAYLQELKEYGVEASLEFRQACACEAFSHTADYDRAIASYLHLFTSKQGEESERTSFTLSGNQLQSLRYGENPHQAAAWYQSGTVASGWAAATKLQGKELSYNNLVDLEAARRIIAEFTDKPAAAILKHTNPCGVAVGDSLSEAYEKAFNADAVSAFGGIVALNKPIDEPTATALTKTFLECVVAPGCTPEAQEILAAKSKVRVLTLPDMGAGPENTVKAIAGGFLVQAADDVVETPTEWQVVTQKQPTPDQLEELLFAWKICKHVKSNAIVVTRDRATLGVGAGQMNRVGSVKIALEQAGEKSQGATLASDGFFPFDDSVRTAAAAGIVAIVQPGGSMRDQDSIQAADELGLVMVFTGVRHFLH from the coding sequence ATGCCACGTTTAGCGCTGCTGAGTGTATCTGATAAAACCGGGCTAATCGATTTCGCCCGTCAGCTAGTGGAATTTGAGTTTGATATCATCAGCAGTGGTGGAACAGCCAAAGCCCTAAAAGATGCTGGGCTAAAAGTAACGAAAGTTTCTGATTACACGGGGTTTCCGGAGATTTTGGGGGGACGAGTCAAAACGCTGCATCCCCGGATTCATGGCGGTATCTTAGCGCGTCGGGATTTGCCGCAAGATGTGGCAGATTTGGAAAATCACCAAATTCGTCCGATTGATTTAGTGGTGGTGAATTTATATCCATTTGAGCAGACTATTGCTAAACCGGGTGTAACTTTGCCGGAGGCGATTGAGCAGATTGACATCGGTGGCCCTGCTATGTTAAGGGCATCTGCAAAAAACTTCCAGCATCTAACGGTGCTGTGTAATCCAGCTCAGTACGATGCTTACTTGCAAGAATTAAAAGAGTATGGTGTAGAGGCATCTTTAGAGTTTCGGCAAGCTTGTGCTTGCGAGGCATTTTCCCATACTGCGGACTACGATCGCGCGATCGCATCCTACCTCCACCTCTTTACCAGCAAACAGGGGGAAGAAAGCGAAAGAACAAGCTTTACCCTTTCTGGAAACCAGCTGCAATCTCTACGTTATGGCGAAAATCCCCATCAAGCGGCAGCGTGGTATCAAAGTGGAACAGTTGCCTCTGGATGGGCGGCGGCGACAAAACTCCAGGGAAAGGAACTGAGTTACAACAATTTAGTTGATTTAGAAGCAGCGCGACGAATTATTGCTGAATTTACGGATAAGCCAGCGGCGGCGATTCTCAAGCACACCAATCCCTGCGGTGTGGCTGTGGGAGATAGCCTGTCTGAGGCTTATGAAAAGGCTTTCAATGCGGATGCAGTTTCGGCTTTTGGTGGAATTGTAGCCCTAAACAAGCCGATTGATGAACCGACAGCAACAGCGCTGACGAAAACATTTTTAGAATGTGTGGTAGCACCGGGTTGTACCCCAGAGGCGCAGGAAATTCTGGCAGCTAAGTCTAAGGTGCGGGTTTTGACTTTACCAGATATGGGTGCTGGGCCAGAAAATACAGTGAAAGCGATCGCTGGTGGTTTTCTGGTGCAAGCTGCCGATGATGTTGTGGAAACCCCCACCGAGTGGCAAGTTGTCACCCAAAAGCAACCGACTCCAGATCAACTAGAAGAATTGCTCTTTGCCTGGAAGATTTGCAAGCACGTCAAGTCTAATGCAATTGTAGTAACACGCGATCGCGCCACCTTAGGAGTTGGTGCAGGACAAATGAATCGTGTCGGCTCGGTTAAAATTGCCCTAGAACAAGCTGGGGAAAAGTCCCAAGGTGCCACCCTTGCCAGCGATGGTTTCTTTCCGTTTGATGATTCGGTGCGAACAGCAGCAGCGGCGGGAATTGTGGCTATTGTTCAGCCGGGGGGCAGTATGCGCGATCAAGATTCGATTCAAGCAGCGGATGAATTAGGTTTGGTGATGGTATTCACTGGTGTGCGTCATTTCTTGCATTAA
- a CDS encoding photosystem I reaction center subunit XI translates to MVQAISESKNRPSDIRNREVVHIAGDPQNGNLATPINASGFTKAFINNLPAYRKGLSPFRRGLEVGMAHGYWLIGPFAKLGPLRDTDVANLAGLMSTVGLIVILTISLSLYASSNPPEPTQTITTPAPDAALKTQEGWNEYGSGFLIGGIGGAAFAYLLISNVEILQNLFNG, encoded by the coding sequence ATGGTACAAGCAATTAGTGAATCAAAAAATCGTCCCAGCGATATCAGAAATCGGGAAGTTGTTCACATCGCTGGCGACCCGCAAAATGGCAATTTAGCAACACCGATTAATGCTTCCGGTTTCACGAAAGCTTTCATCAATAACTTGCCAGCCTATCGCAAAGGTCTGTCACCCTTCCGCCGGGGACTAGAAGTTGGCATGGCTCATGGTTATTGGCTGATTGGCCCGTTTGCTAAGCTGGGCCCACTGCGGGACACCGATGTGGCGAACTTGGCTGGTTTGATGTCAACGGTGGGCTTGATTGTCATTTTGACAATTTCCCTATCTCTGTATGCCTCTAGTAATCCTCCCGAACCCACGCAAACGATTACAACGCCTGCTCCCGACGCTGCCCTGAAAACACAGGAAGGTTGGAATGAGTATGGCAGTGGTTTTCTGATTGGTGGAATTGGCGGCGCGGCATTCGCCTACCTGTTGATTTCTAATGTAGAAATCCTCCAGAACCTCTTTAATGGGTAA
- a CDS encoding Photosystem I reaction center subunit IX (Enables the organization of the psaE and psaF subunits), which produces MQLQYFIKYLSLAPVLGIVWISVQAALLAFFIYYFPDLLFHPMP; this is translated from the coding sequence ATGCAGTTGCAATATTTCATCAAGTATCTTTCCCTAGCCCCGGTTCTAGGTATTGTTTGGATATCCGTTCAAGCGGCTCTTTTGGCTTTCTTTATCTACTATTTCCCAGACCTGCTTTTCCATCCAATGCCGTAA
- a CDS encoding Photosystem I reaction center subunit III, protein MRRLLALIFAICIWANFAPSASADEVAGLVPCSESPAFQQRAENARNTNFDPDSGRKRFERYAQAYCGPEGLPHLIVDGRLNRAGDFIIPGILFLYIAGWIGWVGRSYIQSVKKEASPEMREIIIDVPRAVSLMLSGFTWPLAAVNELLTGKLTAKEDEIPVSIR, encoded by the coding sequence ATGAGACGATTGTTAGCTTTGATTTTTGCCATTTGTATTTGGGCTAACTTTGCCCCAAGTGCATCTGCTGATGAAGTGGCTGGACTGGTGCCTTGTAGTGAGTCCCCAGCGTTCCAGCAACGTGCTGAAAACGCCCGTAACACTAACTTCGACCCAGATTCCGGACGTAAGCGCTTTGAGCGTTATGCTCAGGCATACTGCGGTCCAGAGGGTTTACCCCACTTGATTGTAGATGGTCGCCTAAATCGTGCTGGTGATTTTATCATTCCTGGCATTCTGTTTCTATATATCGCAGGTTGGATTGGTTGGGTTGGTCGCTCTTACATCCAATCGGTGAAAAAAGAAGCTTCACCAGAGATGAGAGAAATCATCATTGATGTTCCACGGGCAGTAAGCTTGATGCTCTCCGGCTTCACTTGGCCTTTGGCAGCAGTCAACGAATTACTCACAGGTAAATTGACTGCCAAAGAAGATGAGATTCCTGTCTCAATTCGCTAG
- the tsaD gene encoding tRNA (adenosine(37)-N6)-threonylcarbamoyltransferase complex transferase subunit TsaD yields the protein MTTVLAIETSCDETAVAIVKNREVCSSVVSSQISVHQQYGGVVPEVASRQHVETINFCVEQALQDAQVEWGAIDGIAATAAPGLVGALLVGLTTAKTLAIVHQKPFVGIHHLEGHIYASYLSDPALQPPFLCLLVSGGHTSLIYVKDCGVYETLGETRDDAAGEAFDKVARLLNLGYPGGPVIDRLAREGNPQAYPLPEGNVGLPGGGYHPYDSSFSGLKTAVLRLVQKLQQQGGSLPVKDIAASFQESVSRSLTKRAIACAVDYGLDTIVIGGGVAANSGLRSHLAAAAGTRNLRVLFPDLKFCTDNAAMIGCAAAEHLNRGHTSRLTLGVQSRLAITDVMQLY from the coding sequence ATGACAACAGTATTAGCGATTGAAACAAGTTGTGACGAAACAGCAGTAGCGATTGTTAAAAATCGTGAAGTTTGCAGTAGCGTCGTTTCCTCCCAAATCTCTGTCCATCAGCAGTATGGCGGCGTTGTGCCGGAAGTAGCTTCGCGTCAGCACGTCGAAACTATTAACTTTTGTGTAGAACAAGCGCTCCAAGATGCTCAAGTTGAATGGGGGGCAATTGATGGAATTGCAGCAACCGCAGCACCGGGTTTGGTGGGAGCGTTGTTAGTAGGTTTGACTACTGCTAAAACTCTTGCTATCGTCCACCAGAAACCTTTTGTCGGCATCCATCATTTGGAGGGTCATATTTATGCTTCGTATCTAAGCGACCCAGCTTTACAACCGCCTTTTTTGTGTCTGTTGGTTTCTGGCGGACACACTAGCTTGATTTATGTCAAAGATTGTGGTGTGTACGAAACGCTGGGGGAAACCCGCGATGATGCTGCGGGTGAAGCTTTTGATAAGGTGGCGCGATTGTTAAATCTTGGTTATCCTGGGGGGCCAGTAATTGACCGACTGGCACGAGAGGGAAATCCCCAAGCTTATCCTTTACCAGAGGGAAATGTGGGGTTGCCTGGTGGCGGTTATCATCCCTACGATTCTAGTTTTAGTGGCTTAAAGACGGCAGTGTTGCGGCTGGTGCAAAAGTTGCAGCAGCAGGGCGGATCGTTGCCAGTGAAAGATATTGCTGCAAGTTTCCAAGAGAGTGTATCGCGAAGTTTAACTAAAAGAGCGATCGCTTGCGCTGTTGACTACGGTCTTGACACTATTGTTATCGGTGGTGGTGTCGCTGCTAACAGCGGACTGAGAAGCCATCTAGCTGCCGCTGCTGGCACTCGCAACTTGCGGGTACTATTCCCGGATCTCAAGTTTTGCACCGACAATGCGGCAATGATTGGCTGTGCCGCCGCTGAACACCTTAATCGAGGTCATACCTCCCGGCTGACTTTGGGTGTTCAGTCCCGCCTTGCTATTACTGATGTCATGCAGCTTTACTAG
- a CDS encoding alpha/beta fold hydrolase codes for MATIEILGVRHTYDLTAPTATSTPVLVFIHGWLLSRRYWQPLIDRLSPDYQCLSYDLRGFGGSQPPPKEHRQEAIKNRNRENLAETRSLLSKTGKNQESLSLSLWQYTPAAYGRDLGILLQKLNISNAWLIGHSLGGSIALWTADQHPDRVKGVVCINAGGGIYLKEAFDRFRAAGQQLLKVRPRWLCYVPGIDLPFTRAQVARPIARVWGRQRLIDFLTADQEAALLTLLDSTTEAEVNRLPQVVSRLLQPVYFIAGAKDTVMEPQYVRHLASFHPLFQACGYNVMEIPDCGHLSMVEQPETVATQIRNILAAHSS; via the coding sequence ATGGCAACTATAGAAATCCTGGGAGTTCGGCACACCTACGATTTGACGGCTCCCACTGCAACATCTACCCCTGTCTTGGTCTTCATTCACGGCTGGCTCTTAAGCCGTCGGTATTGGCAACCGTTAATTGACCGACTCTCGCCAGATTATCAGTGTCTATCTTATGATTTACGAGGGTTTGGGGGTTCCCAACCTCCGCCAAAAGAACATAGGCAGGAAGCAATAAAAAATAGAAACAGGGAGAATCTTGCCGAGACGCGATCGCTTTTGTCTAAAACTGGGAAAAATCAAGAATCTCTCAGTTTAAGCCTTTGGCAGTACACTCCAGCTGCCTATGGCCGCGATTTGGGTATTTTGTTACAAAAGCTGAATATTTCTAATGCTTGGCTGATTGGTCATTCGTTGGGCGGTAGCATTGCCCTTTGGACAGCAGATCAGCACCCCGATCGTGTCAAGGGCGTTGTCTGCATCAATGCTGGCGGTGGGATTTATCTTAAGGAAGCATTTGATCGGTTTCGGGCTGCTGGTCAGCAGTTGTTGAAAGTGCGCCCGCGTTGGCTGTGCTATGTGCCGGGGATTGATTTGCCCTTTACGCGGGCGCAGGTGGCGCGTCCGATTGCTAGGGTTTGGGGACGGCAGCGGCTGATTGATTTCCTCACGGCTGACCAGGAAGCGGCGCTCTTGACTTTGCTGGATTCGACGACGGAAGCAGAAGTGAACCGCTTACCGCAAGTGGTTTCGCGCCTATTGCAGCCTGTTTATTTCATTGCTGGTGCTAAGGATACGGTGATGGAACCCCAGTATGTGCGCCATCTGGCAAGCTTTCATCCGCTGTTTCAGGCTTGCGGTTATAACGTTATGGAAATTCCTGATTGCGGACATTTGTCGATGGTGGAGCAACCAGAGACAGTTGCTACCCAAATTCGCAATATTCTGGCGGCTCATTCTTCGTAG